In one Podarcis muralis chromosome 7, rPodMur119.hap1.1, whole genome shotgun sequence genomic region, the following are encoded:
- the BSDC1 gene encoding BSD domain-containing protein 1 isoform X4: MKCGFFRGTGCGGEREDGGWWRSWLQQSLQTVKDKSTEALEFMKRDLTEFTQVVQHDTACTIAATASVVKEKLATESSSGATEKVRKGLSNFLGVISDTFAPSPDMTIDCDVITLMATPSGTTELYDSAKARLYSLQSDPATYCNEPDGPSQLFEAWLLHFNLEEKKGEISELLVNSPSIRSLYSKMVPVAVSHSEFWQRYFYKVHQLEQEEVRREVLKQRAEQSVHSEEPGWEEEEEEFLGSSSSQSNVCSQSPQEVKPASPTSAAVLTPTLEASVESWAMLSTAPAEVTPSESSESISLVTQVANPAATAAAAAAPAASPAVPLQTGAQLSGAGDISQRLQEATAEEQTSLAKPVEPAHPSPAAPEAKPSPEQPKEQVEAKPVSRTETLREDGPMDLRLFELNSDSGKSTPSNNGKKGSSTDISEDWEKDFDLDMTEEEVQLALSKVDISGEMEDEEWEDWE; encoded by the exons TCCACAGAGGCCTTGGAGTTCATGAAACGTGACCTGACCGAGTTCACGCAAGTGGTCCAGCATGACACAGCCTGCACCATTGCTGCCACTGCCAGTGTGGTCAAGGAGAAGCTGGCT ACGGAAAGTTCCTCGGGTGCGACAGAGAAAGTGAGAAAAGGGCTCTCCAACTTCCTGGGTGTTATCTCCGACACATTTGCACCTTCACCAGATATGACCATTGACTGTGACGTCATAACCCTGATGGCGACCCCTTCTGGAACAACAGAGTTATACGACAGTGCCAAG GCTCGGCTGTACAGCCTTCAGTCTGACCCAGCCACCTATTGCAATGAACCTGATG GACCCTCTCAGCTCTTTGAGGCCTGGCTATTGCACTTCAACCTAGAGGAGAAGAAAGGGGAGATCTCGGAGTTGCTGGTGAACAGCCCTTCCATCCGCTCTCTCTACTCCAAGATG GTGCCAGTGGCTGTGTCCCATTCTGAATTCTGGCAACGCTACTTCTACAAAGTCCATCAGCTGGAGCAG GAGGAGGTCCGGAGAGAGGTTTTGAAGCAGCGGGCAGAACAAAGTGTTCATTCAGAGGAGCCAGgctgggaagaggaagaag AGGAATTCCTTGGGTCATCCTCCTCCCAGTCTAACGTCTGCTCGCAATCTCCCCAAGAGGTGAagccagcttcccccacctctgcAGCAGTGCTCACTCCGACCCTAGAGGCATCGGTGGAAAGCTGGGCTATGCTGAGCACTGCCCCGGCAGAGGTGACTCCATCTGAAAGCAGCGAAAGCATTTCTTTGGTGACTCAGGTTGCAAaccctgctgctactgctgctgctgctgctgcacctgctGCTTCACCTGCTGTGCCCTTACAGACTGGAGCCCAGCTCTCTGGGGCAGGGGACATCTCTcagaggctgcaggaagctacCGCAGAGGAGCAGACCTCACTCGCAAAGCCCGTGGAGCCTGCACATCCTTCCCCAGCTGCTCcagaagcaaagccttccccAGAGCAACCCAAGGAGCAAGTGGAGGCCAAGCCAGTGAGCAGGACAGAGACTCTGCGAGAGGACGGGCCGATGGATCTGCGACTCTTTGAACTCAACTCCGACAGTGGGAAATCCACTCCTTCCAACAATGGGAAGAAAG GCTCCAGCACAGATATTAGTGAGGATTGGGAAAAGGACTTTGACCTGGACATGACTGAAGAAGAGGTGCAGTTGGCCCTCTCCAAGGTGGACATCTCTGGGGAG ATGGAAGATGAAGAATGGGAAGACTGGGAATAA
- the BSDC1 gene encoding BSD domain-containing protein 1 isoform X6 has product MAEGEDGGWWRSWLQQSLQTVKDKSTEALEFMKRDLTEFTQVVQHDTACTIAATASVVKEKLATESSSGATEKVRKGLSNFLGVISDTFAPSPDMTIDCDVITLMATPSGTTELYDSAKARLYSLQSDPATYCNEPDGPSQLFEAWLLHFNLEEKKGEISELLVNSPSIRSLYSKMVPVAVSHSEFWQRYFYKVHQLEQEEVRREVLKQRAEQSVHSEEPGWEEEEEEFLGSSSSQSNVCSQSPQEVKPASPTSAAVLTPTLEASVESWAMLSTAPAEVTPSESSESISLVTQVANPAATAAAAAAPAASPAVPLQTGAQLSGAGDISQRLQEATAEEQTSLAKPVEPAHPSPAAPEAKPSPEQPKEQVEAKPVSRTETLREDGPMDLRLFELNSDSGKSTPSNNGKKGSSTDISEDWEKDFDLDMTEEEVQLALSKVDISGEMEDEEWEDWE; this is encoded by the exons TCCACAGAGGCCTTGGAGTTCATGAAACGTGACCTGACCGAGTTCACGCAAGTGGTCCAGCATGACACAGCCTGCACCATTGCTGCCACTGCCAGTGTGGTCAAGGAGAAGCTGGCT ACGGAAAGTTCCTCGGGTGCGACAGAGAAAGTGAGAAAAGGGCTCTCCAACTTCCTGGGTGTTATCTCCGACACATTTGCACCTTCACCAGATATGACCATTGACTGTGACGTCATAACCCTGATGGCGACCCCTTCTGGAACAACAGAGTTATACGACAGTGCCAAG GCTCGGCTGTACAGCCTTCAGTCTGACCCAGCCACCTATTGCAATGAACCTGATG GACCCTCTCAGCTCTTTGAGGCCTGGCTATTGCACTTCAACCTAGAGGAGAAGAAAGGGGAGATCTCGGAGTTGCTGGTGAACAGCCCTTCCATCCGCTCTCTCTACTCCAAGATG GTGCCAGTGGCTGTGTCCCATTCTGAATTCTGGCAACGCTACTTCTACAAAGTCCATCAGCTGGAGCAG GAGGAGGTCCGGAGAGAGGTTTTGAAGCAGCGGGCAGAACAAAGTGTTCATTCAGAGGAGCCAGgctgggaagaggaagaag AGGAATTCCTTGGGTCATCCTCCTCCCAGTCTAACGTCTGCTCGCAATCTCCCCAAGAGGTGAagccagcttcccccacctctgcAGCAGTGCTCACTCCGACCCTAGAGGCATCGGTGGAAAGCTGGGCTATGCTGAGCACTGCCCCGGCAGAGGTGACTCCATCTGAAAGCAGCGAAAGCATTTCTTTGGTGACTCAGGTTGCAAaccctgctgctactgctgctgctgctgctgcacctgctGCTTCACCTGCTGTGCCCTTACAGACTGGAGCCCAGCTCTCTGGGGCAGGGGACATCTCTcagaggctgcaggaagctacCGCAGAGGAGCAGACCTCACTCGCAAAGCCCGTGGAGCCTGCACATCCTTCCCCAGCTGCTCcagaagcaaagccttccccAGAGCAACCCAAGGAGCAAGTGGAGGCCAAGCCAGTGAGCAGGACAGAGACTCTGCGAGAGGACGGGCCGATGGATCTGCGACTCTTTGAACTCAACTCCGACAGTGGGAAATCCACTCCTTCCAACAATGGGAAGAAAG GCTCCAGCACAGATATTAGTGAGGATTGGGAAAAGGACTTTGACCTGGACATGACTGAAGAAGAGGTGCAGTTGGCCCTCTCCAAGGTGGACATCTCTGGGGAG ATGGAAGATGAAGAATGGGAAGACTGGGAATAA
- the TSSK3 gene encoding testis-specific serine/threonine-protein kinase 3, whose product MTDEHVKDTMEEFLLSHGYQMGKTIGEGTYSKVKEAFSKKHQRKVAVKIIDKMGGPEEFIERFLPRELQIVKRLDHKNIIRVYEMLESTDGKIYLVMELAEDGDVFDCVLQGGPLPESRAKSLFRQLVEAIRYCHSCGVAHRDLKCENALLQGFNLKLTDFGFAKLLPKNRKELSQTFCGSTAYAAPEVLQGVPHDSRKGDIWSMGVVLYVMLCANLPFDDTDIPKMLCHQQKGVSIPGHLGISEECQDLLKSLLEPDMILRPSIEEVSWHPWLASS is encoded by the exons ATGACAGATGAGCACGTTAAAGACACAATGGAGGAGTTTCTTCTCTCCCATGGTTACCAGATGGGTAAAACCATTGGAGAAGGGACATATTCAAAGGTCAAGGaagctttttcaaaaaaacacCAACGAAAAGTGGCCGTGAAAATTATAGACAAAATGGGAGGACCAGAAG AGTTTATCGAGAGGTTCCTGCCCAGAGAGCTCCAGATCGTCAAGCGCTTGGACCACAAGAACATCATCCGAGTGTACGAGATGCTGGAGTCAACGGACGGGAAGATCTACCTGGTGATGGAACTAGCAGAGGATGGAGACGTGTTCGACTGTGTCCTGCAAGGGGGGCCCTTGCCTGAGAGCCGGGCCAAATCGCTCTTCCGCCAGCTGGTGGAGGCAATCCGCTACTGCCACAGCTGTGGCGTGGCGCACCGTGACCTCAAGTGTGAGAATGCGCTCCTGCAGGGTTTCAACCTGAAACTGACCGATTTCGGATTTGCCAAGCTGCTCCCCAAAAACCGGAAGGAGCTGAGCCAGACATTCTGTGGCAGCACAGCCTACGCAGCCCCCGAGGTGCTGCAGGGCGTGCCCCACGACAGCCGGAAAGGTGACATTTGGAGCATGGGCGTGGTTCTCTACGTCATGCTCTGTGCAAACCTGCCCTTCGACGACACAGATATCCCCAAGATGCTGTGCCACCAGCAGAAGGGGGTCTCCATTCCTGGCCACTTGGGGATTTCCGAGGAATGCCAGGACCTcctcaaaagcctgttggaaccgGACATGATCCTGAGACCTTCCATCGAAGAAGTGAGTTGGCACCCATGGTTAGCAAGCTCCTGA
- the BSDC1 gene encoding BSD domain-containing protein 1 isoform X9: MAEGEDGGWWRSWLQQSLQTVKDKTESSSGATEKVRKGLSNFLGVISDTFAPSPDMTIDCDVITLMATPSGTTELYDSAKARLYSLQSDPATYCNEPDGPSQLFEAWLLHFNLEEKKGEISELLVNSPSIRSLYSKMVPVAVSHSEFWQRYFYKVHQLEQEEVRREVLKQRAEQSVHSEEPGWEEEEEEFLGSSSSQSNVCSQSPQEVKPASPTSAAVLTPTLEASVESWAMLSTAPAEVTPSESSESISLVTQVANPAATAAAAAAPAASPAVPLQTGAQLSGAGDISQRLQEATAEEQTSLAKPVEPAHPSPAAPEAKPSPEQPKEQVEAKPVSRTETLREDGPMDLRLFELNSDSGKSTPSNNGKKGSSTDISEDWEKDFDLDMTEEEVQLALSKVDISGEMEDEEWEDWE, encoded by the exons ACGGAAAGTTCCTCGGGTGCGACAGAGAAAGTGAGAAAAGGGCTCTCCAACTTCCTGGGTGTTATCTCCGACACATTTGCACCTTCACCAGATATGACCATTGACTGTGACGTCATAACCCTGATGGCGACCCCTTCTGGAACAACAGAGTTATACGACAGTGCCAAG GCTCGGCTGTACAGCCTTCAGTCTGACCCAGCCACCTATTGCAATGAACCTGATG GACCCTCTCAGCTCTTTGAGGCCTGGCTATTGCACTTCAACCTAGAGGAGAAGAAAGGGGAGATCTCGGAGTTGCTGGTGAACAGCCCTTCCATCCGCTCTCTCTACTCCAAGATG GTGCCAGTGGCTGTGTCCCATTCTGAATTCTGGCAACGCTACTTCTACAAAGTCCATCAGCTGGAGCAG GAGGAGGTCCGGAGAGAGGTTTTGAAGCAGCGGGCAGAACAAAGTGTTCATTCAGAGGAGCCAGgctgggaagaggaagaag AGGAATTCCTTGGGTCATCCTCCTCCCAGTCTAACGTCTGCTCGCAATCTCCCCAAGAGGTGAagccagcttcccccacctctgcAGCAGTGCTCACTCCGACCCTAGAGGCATCGGTGGAAAGCTGGGCTATGCTGAGCACTGCCCCGGCAGAGGTGACTCCATCTGAAAGCAGCGAAAGCATTTCTTTGGTGACTCAGGTTGCAAaccctgctgctactgctgctgctgctgctgcacctgctGCTTCACCTGCTGTGCCCTTACAGACTGGAGCCCAGCTCTCTGGGGCAGGGGACATCTCTcagaggctgcaggaagctacCGCAGAGGAGCAGACCTCACTCGCAAAGCCCGTGGAGCCTGCACATCCTTCCCCAGCTGCTCcagaagcaaagccttccccAGAGCAACCCAAGGAGCAAGTGGAGGCCAAGCCAGTGAGCAGGACAGAGACTCTGCGAGAGGACGGGCCGATGGATCTGCGACTCTTTGAACTCAACTCCGACAGTGGGAAATCCACTCCTTCCAACAATGGGAAGAAAG GCTCCAGCACAGATATTAGTGAGGATTGGGAAAAGGACTTTGACCTGGACATGACTGAAGAAGAGGTGCAGTTGGCCCTCTCCAAGGTGGACATCTCTGGGGAG ATGGAAGATGAAGAATGGGAAGACTGGGAATAA
- the BSDC1 gene encoding BSD domain-containing protein 1 isoform X3: MKCGFFRGTGCGGESFICLSCNREDGGWWRSWLQQSLQTVKDKSTEALEFMKRDLTEFTQVVQHDTACTIAATASVVKEKLATESSSGATEKVRKGLSNFLGVISDTFAPSPDMTIDCDVITLMATPSGTTELYDSAKARLYSLQSDPATYCNEPDGPSQLFEAWLLHFNLEEKKGEISELLVNSPSIRSLYSKMVPVAVSHSEFWQRYFYKVHQLEQEEVRREVLKQRAEQSVHSEEPGWEEEEEEFLGSSSSQSNVCSQSPQEVKPASPTSAAVLTPTLEASVESWAMLSTAPAEVTPSESSESISLVTQVANPAATAAAAAAPAASPAVPLQTGAQLSGAGDISQRLQEATAEEQTSLAKPVEPAHPSPAAPEAKPSPEQPKEQVEAKPVSRTETLREDGPMDLRLFELNSDSGKSTPSNNGKKGSSTDISEDWEKDFDLDMTEEEVQLALSKVDISGEMEDEEWEDWE, translated from the exons TCCACAGAGGCCTTGGAGTTCATGAAACGTGACCTGACCGAGTTCACGCAAGTGGTCCAGCATGACACAGCCTGCACCATTGCTGCCACTGCCAGTGTGGTCAAGGAGAAGCTGGCT ACGGAAAGTTCCTCGGGTGCGACAGAGAAAGTGAGAAAAGGGCTCTCCAACTTCCTGGGTGTTATCTCCGACACATTTGCACCTTCACCAGATATGACCATTGACTGTGACGTCATAACCCTGATGGCGACCCCTTCTGGAACAACAGAGTTATACGACAGTGCCAAG GCTCGGCTGTACAGCCTTCAGTCTGACCCAGCCACCTATTGCAATGAACCTGATG GACCCTCTCAGCTCTTTGAGGCCTGGCTATTGCACTTCAACCTAGAGGAGAAGAAAGGGGAGATCTCGGAGTTGCTGGTGAACAGCCCTTCCATCCGCTCTCTCTACTCCAAGATG GTGCCAGTGGCTGTGTCCCATTCTGAATTCTGGCAACGCTACTTCTACAAAGTCCATCAGCTGGAGCAG GAGGAGGTCCGGAGAGAGGTTTTGAAGCAGCGGGCAGAACAAAGTGTTCATTCAGAGGAGCCAGgctgggaagaggaagaag AGGAATTCCTTGGGTCATCCTCCTCCCAGTCTAACGTCTGCTCGCAATCTCCCCAAGAGGTGAagccagcttcccccacctctgcAGCAGTGCTCACTCCGACCCTAGAGGCATCGGTGGAAAGCTGGGCTATGCTGAGCACTGCCCCGGCAGAGGTGACTCCATCTGAAAGCAGCGAAAGCATTTCTTTGGTGACTCAGGTTGCAAaccctgctgctactgctgctgctgctgctgcacctgctGCTTCACCTGCTGTGCCCTTACAGACTGGAGCCCAGCTCTCTGGGGCAGGGGACATCTCTcagaggctgcaggaagctacCGCAGAGGAGCAGACCTCACTCGCAAAGCCCGTGGAGCCTGCACATCCTTCCCCAGCTGCTCcagaagcaaagccttccccAGAGCAACCCAAGGAGCAAGTGGAGGCCAAGCCAGTGAGCAGGACAGAGACTCTGCGAGAGGACGGGCCGATGGATCTGCGACTCTTTGAACTCAACTCCGACAGTGGGAAATCCACTCCTTCCAACAATGGGAAGAAAG GCTCCAGCACAGATATTAGTGAGGATTGGGAAAAGGACTTTGACCTGGACATGACTGAAGAAGAGGTGCAGTTGGCCCTCTCCAAGGTGGACATCTCTGGGGAG ATGGAAGATGAAGAATGGGAAGACTGGGAATAA
- the BSDC1 gene encoding BSD domain-containing protein 1 isoform X2: MAEGTSNDVFGCVGLGFRLSGSLGEDGGWWRSWLQQSLQTVKDKSTEALEFMKRDLTEFTQVVQHDTACTIAATASVVKEKLATESSSGATEKVRKGLSNFLGVISDTFAPSPDMTIDCDVITLMATPSGTTELYDSAKARLYSLQSDPATYCNEPDGPSQLFEAWLLHFNLEEKKGEISELLVNSPSIRSLYSKMVPVAVSHSEFWQRYFYKVHQLEQEEVRREVLKQRAEQSVHSEEPGWEEEEEEFLGSSSSQSNVCSQSPQEVKPASPTSAAVLTPTLEASVESWAMLSTAPAEVTPSESSESISLVTQVANPAATAAAAAAPAASPAVPLQTGAQLSGAGDISQRLQEATAEEQTSLAKPVEPAHPSPAAPEAKPSPEQPKEQVEAKPVSRTETLREDGPMDLRLFELNSDSGKSTPSNNGKKGSSTDISEDWEKDFDLDMTEEEVQLALSKVDISGEMEDEEWEDWE; the protein is encoded by the exons TCCACAGAGGCCTTGGAGTTCATGAAACGTGACCTGACCGAGTTCACGCAAGTGGTCCAGCATGACACAGCCTGCACCATTGCTGCCACTGCCAGTGTGGTCAAGGAGAAGCTGGCT ACGGAAAGTTCCTCGGGTGCGACAGAGAAAGTGAGAAAAGGGCTCTCCAACTTCCTGGGTGTTATCTCCGACACATTTGCACCTTCACCAGATATGACCATTGACTGTGACGTCATAACCCTGATGGCGACCCCTTCTGGAACAACAGAGTTATACGACAGTGCCAAG GCTCGGCTGTACAGCCTTCAGTCTGACCCAGCCACCTATTGCAATGAACCTGATG GACCCTCTCAGCTCTTTGAGGCCTGGCTATTGCACTTCAACCTAGAGGAGAAGAAAGGGGAGATCTCGGAGTTGCTGGTGAACAGCCCTTCCATCCGCTCTCTCTACTCCAAGATG GTGCCAGTGGCTGTGTCCCATTCTGAATTCTGGCAACGCTACTTCTACAAAGTCCATCAGCTGGAGCAG GAGGAGGTCCGGAGAGAGGTTTTGAAGCAGCGGGCAGAACAAAGTGTTCATTCAGAGGAGCCAGgctgggaagaggaagaag AGGAATTCCTTGGGTCATCCTCCTCCCAGTCTAACGTCTGCTCGCAATCTCCCCAAGAGGTGAagccagcttcccccacctctgcAGCAGTGCTCACTCCGACCCTAGAGGCATCGGTGGAAAGCTGGGCTATGCTGAGCACTGCCCCGGCAGAGGTGACTCCATCTGAAAGCAGCGAAAGCATTTCTTTGGTGACTCAGGTTGCAAaccctgctgctactgctgctgctgctgctgcacctgctGCTTCACCTGCTGTGCCCTTACAGACTGGAGCCCAGCTCTCTGGGGCAGGGGACATCTCTcagaggctgcaggaagctacCGCAGAGGAGCAGACCTCACTCGCAAAGCCCGTGGAGCCTGCACATCCTTCCCCAGCTGCTCcagaagcaaagccttccccAGAGCAACCCAAGGAGCAAGTGGAGGCCAAGCCAGTGAGCAGGACAGAGACTCTGCGAGAGGACGGGCCGATGGATCTGCGACTCTTTGAACTCAACTCCGACAGTGGGAAATCCACTCCTTCCAACAATGGGAAGAAAG GCTCCAGCACAGATATTAGTGAGGATTGGGAAAAGGACTTTGACCTGGACATGACTGAAGAAGAGGTGCAGTTGGCCCTCTCCAAGGTGGACATCTCTGGGGAG ATGGAAGATGAAGAATGGGAAGACTGGGAATAA
- the BSDC1 gene encoding BSD domain-containing protein 1 isoform X5: MAEGFICLSCNREDGGWWRSWLQQSLQTVKDKSTEALEFMKRDLTEFTQVVQHDTACTIAATASVVKEKLATESSSGATEKVRKGLSNFLGVISDTFAPSPDMTIDCDVITLMATPSGTTELYDSAKARLYSLQSDPATYCNEPDGPSQLFEAWLLHFNLEEKKGEISELLVNSPSIRSLYSKMVPVAVSHSEFWQRYFYKVHQLEQEEVRREVLKQRAEQSVHSEEPGWEEEEEEFLGSSSSQSNVCSQSPQEVKPASPTSAAVLTPTLEASVESWAMLSTAPAEVTPSESSESISLVTQVANPAATAAAAAAPAASPAVPLQTGAQLSGAGDISQRLQEATAEEQTSLAKPVEPAHPSPAAPEAKPSPEQPKEQVEAKPVSRTETLREDGPMDLRLFELNSDSGKSTPSNNGKKGSSTDISEDWEKDFDLDMTEEEVQLALSKVDISGEMEDEEWEDWE; encoded by the exons TCCACAGAGGCCTTGGAGTTCATGAAACGTGACCTGACCGAGTTCACGCAAGTGGTCCAGCATGACACAGCCTGCACCATTGCTGCCACTGCCAGTGTGGTCAAGGAGAAGCTGGCT ACGGAAAGTTCCTCGGGTGCGACAGAGAAAGTGAGAAAAGGGCTCTCCAACTTCCTGGGTGTTATCTCCGACACATTTGCACCTTCACCAGATATGACCATTGACTGTGACGTCATAACCCTGATGGCGACCCCTTCTGGAACAACAGAGTTATACGACAGTGCCAAG GCTCGGCTGTACAGCCTTCAGTCTGACCCAGCCACCTATTGCAATGAACCTGATG GACCCTCTCAGCTCTTTGAGGCCTGGCTATTGCACTTCAACCTAGAGGAGAAGAAAGGGGAGATCTCGGAGTTGCTGGTGAACAGCCCTTCCATCCGCTCTCTCTACTCCAAGATG GTGCCAGTGGCTGTGTCCCATTCTGAATTCTGGCAACGCTACTTCTACAAAGTCCATCAGCTGGAGCAG GAGGAGGTCCGGAGAGAGGTTTTGAAGCAGCGGGCAGAACAAAGTGTTCATTCAGAGGAGCCAGgctgggaagaggaagaag AGGAATTCCTTGGGTCATCCTCCTCCCAGTCTAACGTCTGCTCGCAATCTCCCCAAGAGGTGAagccagcttcccccacctctgcAGCAGTGCTCACTCCGACCCTAGAGGCATCGGTGGAAAGCTGGGCTATGCTGAGCACTGCCCCGGCAGAGGTGACTCCATCTGAAAGCAGCGAAAGCATTTCTTTGGTGACTCAGGTTGCAAaccctgctgctactgctgctgctgctgctgcacctgctGCTTCACCTGCTGTGCCCTTACAGACTGGAGCCCAGCTCTCTGGGGCAGGGGACATCTCTcagaggctgcaggaagctacCGCAGAGGAGCAGACCTCACTCGCAAAGCCCGTGGAGCCTGCACATCCTTCCCCAGCTGCTCcagaagcaaagccttccccAGAGCAACCCAAGGAGCAAGTGGAGGCCAAGCCAGTGAGCAGGACAGAGACTCTGCGAGAGGACGGGCCGATGGATCTGCGACTCTTTGAACTCAACTCCGACAGTGGGAAATCCACTCCTTCCAACAATGGGAAGAAAG GCTCCAGCACAGATATTAGTGAGGATTGGGAAAAGGACTTTGACCTGGACATGACTGAAGAAGAGGTGCAGTTGGCCCTCTCCAAGGTGGACATCTCTGGGGAG ATGGAAGATGAAGAATGGGAAGACTGGGAATAA
- the BSDC1 gene encoding BSD domain-containing protein 1 isoform X8 has protein sequence MKCGFFRGTGCGGEREDGGWWRSWLQQSLQTVKDKTESSSGATEKVRKGLSNFLGVISDTFAPSPDMTIDCDVITLMATPSGTTELYDSAKARLYSLQSDPATYCNEPDGPSQLFEAWLLHFNLEEKKGEISELLVNSPSIRSLYSKMVPVAVSHSEFWQRYFYKVHQLEQEEVRREVLKQRAEQSVHSEEPGWEEEEEEFLGSSSSQSNVCSQSPQEVKPASPTSAAVLTPTLEASVESWAMLSTAPAEVTPSESSESISLVTQVANPAATAAAAAAPAASPAVPLQTGAQLSGAGDISQRLQEATAEEQTSLAKPVEPAHPSPAAPEAKPSPEQPKEQVEAKPVSRTETLREDGPMDLRLFELNSDSGKSTPSNNGKKGSSTDISEDWEKDFDLDMTEEEVQLALSKVDISGEMEDEEWEDWE, from the exons ACGGAAAGTTCCTCGGGTGCGACAGAGAAAGTGAGAAAAGGGCTCTCCAACTTCCTGGGTGTTATCTCCGACACATTTGCACCTTCACCAGATATGACCATTGACTGTGACGTCATAACCCTGATGGCGACCCCTTCTGGAACAACAGAGTTATACGACAGTGCCAAG GCTCGGCTGTACAGCCTTCAGTCTGACCCAGCCACCTATTGCAATGAACCTGATG GACCCTCTCAGCTCTTTGAGGCCTGGCTATTGCACTTCAACCTAGAGGAGAAGAAAGGGGAGATCTCGGAGTTGCTGGTGAACAGCCCTTCCATCCGCTCTCTCTACTCCAAGATG GTGCCAGTGGCTGTGTCCCATTCTGAATTCTGGCAACGCTACTTCTACAAAGTCCATCAGCTGGAGCAG GAGGAGGTCCGGAGAGAGGTTTTGAAGCAGCGGGCAGAACAAAGTGTTCATTCAGAGGAGCCAGgctgggaagaggaagaag AGGAATTCCTTGGGTCATCCTCCTCCCAGTCTAACGTCTGCTCGCAATCTCCCCAAGAGGTGAagccagcttcccccacctctgcAGCAGTGCTCACTCCGACCCTAGAGGCATCGGTGGAAAGCTGGGCTATGCTGAGCACTGCCCCGGCAGAGGTGACTCCATCTGAAAGCAGCGAAAGCATTTCTTTGGTGACTCAGGTTGCAAaccctgctgctactgctgctgctgctgctgcacctgctGCTTCACCTGCTGTGCCCTTACAGACTGGAGCCCAGCTCTCTGGGGCAGGGGACATCTCTcagaggctgcaggaagctacCGCAGAGGAGCAGACCTCACTCGCAAAGCCCGTGGAGCCTGCACATCCTTCCCCAGCTGCTCcagaagcaaagccttccccAGAGCAACCCAAGGAGCAAGTGGAGGCCAAGCCAGTGAGCAGGACAGAGACTCTGCGAGAGGACGGGCCGATGGATCTGCGACTCTTTGAACTCAACTCCGACAGTGGGAAATCCACTCCTTCCAACAATGGGAAGAAAG GCTCCAGCACAGATATTAGTGAGGATTGGGAAAAGGACTTTGACCTGGACATGACTGAAGAAGAGGTGCAGTTGGCCCTCTCCAAGGTGGACATCTCTGGGGAG ATGGAAGATGAAGAATGGGAAGACTGGGAATAA